From one Mya arenaria isolate MELC-2E11 chromosome 4, ASM2691426v1 genomic stretch:
- the LOC128231288 gene encoding agrin-like, which produces MILLLCFLGYITAAQAAHAPDCNHDPMGCIELAITTVDLVLCEAVKHLHCDNLHGHVAVPHEVVCGTDGVTYDNHCTFAHARCKVLMDHHNQQHGQPIVQLNIANNGPCTAQAGHTIDCKNQQLLCIETVIMTVDVALCHDMLHIHCDNLHGHIAVPQEFVCGTNGFTYDNHCLFAQDRCKLMTDHNNQHKGQPIFTLDVATDGTCTGTPSPIDGTGCHHQDCIDPALSSTDAKICLEINNIHCKHHAYEPICASDGVTYSDHCTFAKKRCTRDGASLTIQFMGECHGTVNIQTTVAMTGGSSTASPAVMTTAGSTASPAVITTAANSGGTGGVSVASTTASPIVSGAGSTAAPAVTSTTMPPTTTTNSVTMTSATMPAATTPSVSDLLVGVFCKNINSINCSQGFDIVCGSDGKFYPNPCELSKASCSDSTLSVMPDLTTCSV; this is translated from the exons ATGATCCTCTTGCTCTGTTTCCTAGGATATATTACAGCAG CCCAGGCTGCGCACGCCCCGGACTGCAACCACGATCCGATGGGGTGCATCGAATTGGCAATAACTACAGTAGACCTTGTTCTCTGCGAGGCCGTCAAGCACCTCCACTGTGACAATCTTCACGGGCATGTCGCCGTCCCGCACGAAGTCGTATGTGGCACCGATGGCGTTACATACGACAACCA TTGTACGTTTGCGCATGCGCGGTGCAAGGTGCTGATGGACCACCACAACCAGCAACATGGCCAACCTATCGTACAGCTCAACATTGCCAACAATGGCCCCTGTACCG CCCAGGCGGGCCACACAATTGACTGCAAAAACCAGCAGCTGTTGTGTATCGAGACGGTCATCATGACGGTGGACGTAGCACTGTGCCACGATATGCTTCACATCCACTGTGACAACCTTCACGGCCACATCGCCGTCCCACAAGAATTCGTCTGTGGTACCAACGGCTTCACATACGACAACCA CTGCCTATTTGCGCAAGACCGGTGCAAGTTGATGACTGACCACAACAACCAGCACAAAGGTCAGCCAATCTTCACATTGGACGTTGCTACCGATGGCACCTGTACCGGCACACCTTCGCCAATTGATG GGACTGGCTGCCACCATCAGGACTGTATCGACCCGGCCCTGTCGTCAACGGACGCCAAGATATGCCTCGAGATCAACAACATCCATTGCAAACACCACGCCTACGAGCCGATCTGTGCCAGCGACGGCGTCACATACAGCGACCA CTGCACTTTTGCTAAGAAGAGGTGCACCAGGGACGGGGCGAGTTTGACGATTCAGTTTATGGGCGAGTGTCACGGTACCGTTAACATTCAGACAACGGTGGCCATGACCGGTGGCAGCAGCACGGCTTCACCCGCCGTCATGACCACCGCCGGCAGCACAGCTTCACCCGCCGTCATTACTACCGCGGCCAACTCTGGAGGGACTGGCGGGGTATCGGTGGCTAGCACCACGGCATCGCCGATTGTGAGCGGCGCAGGAAGCACGGCGGCACCGGCGGTCACTTCCACCACAATGccaccaactacaactaccaATTCA GTTACAATGACGTCAGCGACAATGCCAGCGGCGACAACTCCGTCCGTCTCGGATCTGCTTGTTGGCGTCTTTTGCAAGAACATCAACTCCATCAATTGTAGCCAGGGCTTCGATATCGTGTGTGGCTCCGACGGCAAGTTTTACCCAAACCC ATGTGAGCTGAGCAAGGCCTCCTGTTCTGACTCTACGCTGAGTGTCATGCCCGACCTGACAACATGCAGTGTCTAG